The proteins below are encoded in one region of Segatella copri:
- a CDS encoding DUF6108 family protein, giving the protein MKRCNLIKRFFIGLLLIVVASISANAQEGLYVKSIFQRFGHAKGCKMVTMQNAQLKGYRLKIYKSLVYKNHATEIAHYLKSDRKAAKKIREVVENGKMVSGYYMMTPLSNGDNRFILFSNPSKSKGTVIYIEGDLSPEDIMQLCYSRR; this is encoded by the coding sequence ATGAAACGATGCAACTTGATAAAACGTTTCTTCATCGGACTGCTTCTTATCGTGGTAGCCTCGATTTCGGCTAATGCCCAGGAGGGGCTGTACGTAAAAAGCATATTCCAACGCTTCGGACACGCCAAGGGATGCAAGATGGTTACGATGCAGAATGCGCAACTCAAAGGTTACAGGCTCAAGATATACAAGAGCCTGGTATATAAGAACCATGCCACGGAAATAGCCCACTATCTGAAGTCCGACCGCAAGGCTGCGAAAAAAATCAGAGAGGTGGTGGAGAATGGCAAGATGGTGAGCGGCTATTACATGATGACACCCTTGAGCAATGGCGACAACCGCTTCATCCTCTTCAGTAACCCGAGTAAAAGCAAGGGAACCGTGATTTATATAGAAGGCGACCTGTCGCCCGAAGATATCATGCAACTCTGCTATTCCAGAAGATAG
- a CDS encoding leucine-rich repeat protein, translated as MKINIFKTTTIIDRENASKYIHRDEAKLPSSIIDIQERAFFGCFDLKNVNLSECNRLSVIGNNAFGVCTSLKELKFPKGITKIEGNAFKSCINLEKIASDNSGMKFGRNIMFRSTGLSAIISTISPSSRWKTS; from the coding sequence ATGAAAATAAATATTTTTAAAACTACCACCATCATAGATAGAGAAAACGCTTCTAAGTATATTCATAGGGACGAAGCAAAACTTCCCTCAAGTATCATAGACATTCAAGAAAGAGCATTCTTTGGATGCTTCGATTTGAAAAATGTCAATCTTTCAGAATGTAACAGACTGTCAGTAATTGGCAACAATGCATTTGGAGTTTGCACTTCACTGAAAGAATTAAAATTCCCAAAAGGGATTACAAAAATAGAGGGAAATGCTTTCAAGTCTTGTATAAATTTAGAGAAAATAGCATCGGACAACTCTGGAATGAAATTTGGGAGAAATATCATGTTTCGCTCAACTGGGCTTTCAGCCATTATTTCAACTATCTCTCCATCTTCACGGTGGAAGACATCATGA
- a CDS encoding O-acetylhomoserine aminocarboxypropyltransferase/cysteine synthase family protein — translation MSTEKKLRFETLQLHVGQENPDPATDARAVPIYQTTSYVFRNSLHAADRFGLRDAGNIYGRLTNSTQGVFEDRVAALEGGVAGLAVASGAAAVTYALQNILQNGDHIVAADNIYGGTYNLITHTLSTQGVSYTIVDPRNFEQVETAIQDNTKALYAETFGNPNSDVTDIDKLAEIAHRHNIPLIIDNTFGTPYLIRPIEHGADIVVHSATKFIGGHGSSLGGVIVDGGKFDWKANADKFPTLAKPDPSYHGAVFADVAGAAAFVTRIRAVILRDTGATISPFNAWILLQGLETLSLRVERHVQNALKVVEYLENNPKVAKVNHPAVPSHPDHELYKKLFPNGGGSIFTFDIKGGEKEAWEFIDHLRIFSLLANVADVKSLVIHPATTTHSQLSPEELEEQHIYPSTVRLSIGIENIDDLIEALDEAFTYVK, via the coding sequence ATGAGTACAGAAAAGAAACTTCGCTTTGAGACACTTCAGTTGCATGTAGGTCAGGAAAATCCAGATCCAGCTACCGACGCTCGTGCGGTGCCTATCTACCAGACCACAAGTTATGTATTCCGCAACTCTCTGCACGCTGCCGATAGATTCGGACTCCGTGACGCAGGTAACATCTATGGTCGCTTGACCAACTCTACTCAGGGTGTATTCGAAGACCGTGTAGCTGCCCTCGAGGGTGGTGTAGCAGGTTTGGCTGTCGCTTCTGGTGCTGCAGCAGTTACCTACGCTCTGCAGAACATCCTTCAGAACGGCGACCACATCGTAGCTGCCGACAATATCTACGGTGGTACTTATAATCTCATCACTCATACATTATCCACACAGGGTGTCAGCTACACCATCGTGGATCCTCGCAACTTCGAGCAAGTAGAGACTGCCATTCAGGACAATACCAAGGCACTCTATGCAGAGACCTTCGGAAATCCGAACTCTGATGTAACCGATATCGATAAGTTGGCAGAGATTGCTCATCGCCACAACATCCCATTGATTATCGACAACACCTTCGGCACCCCATACCTCATCCGTCCTATCGAGCACGGAGCAGATATCGTGGTTCACTCAGCAACCAAGTTCATCGGCGGTCATGGTTCATCTCTCGGTGGTGTCATCGTAGATGGCGGTAAGTTCGACTGGAAGGCAAATGCCGACAAGTTCCCTACTCTCGCTAAGCCAGACCCATCTTATCATGGTGCCGTATTCGCAGATGTAGCCGGAGCAGCAGCCTTCGTAACCCGAATCCGTGCGGTCATCCTTCGTGATACCGGTGCAACCATCTCTCCATTCAATGCCTGGATTCTTCTTCAGGGCTTGGAGACATTGAGCCTCCGTGTAGAGCGTCACGTTCAGAATGCATTGAAGGTGGTAGAGTATCTGGAGAACAATCCTAAGGTGGCTAAGGTTAATCACCCAGCCGTTCCTTCTCATCCAGATCATGAACTTTACAAGAAGCTCTTCCCTAACGGCGGTGGTTCTATCTTCACCTTCGATATCAAGGGCGGCGAGAAAGAGGCATGGGAGTTCATCGACCACCTGCGCATCTTCTCTTTGCTGGCTAACGTAGCCGACGTGAAGTCACTGGTTATCCACCCAGCAACAACCACCCACTCTCAGTTGAGCCCAGAGGAGTTGGAGGAGCAGCACATCTATCCTTCTACCGTTCGATTGAGCATCGGTATCGAGAACATCGACGACCTGATTGAGGCACTCGATGAAGCATTTACTTACGTAAAGTAA
- the cysK gene encoding cysteine synthase A, translated as MAKIYKQITDLIGKTPLVELGKYSASKGLETPVIAKVEFFNPGGSVKDRIALAMIEDAEQKGILKPGATIIEPTSGNTGVGLALVSAVKGYHLILTMPETMSVERRNLVKAYGAEVRLTSGKDGMPGAIKAAEELRDSIPGSVILGQFTNPANPTKHYATTGPEIWADTDGEIDIFVAGVGTGGTISGIAKYLKEQNPNVKVIAVEPVTSPVLNGGQSGPHKIQGIGAGFIPETYSSEYIDEVLDIQNDDAIKAGRDLAQTEGLLVGISSGAAAFAATEIAKRPENKGKKIVALLPDTGERYLSTVLYAFEEYPL; from the coding sequence ATGGCAAAGATATATAAGCAGATTACTGATTTAATCGGTAAGACCCCATTGGTAGAATTGGGTAAGTATTCAGCATCCAAGGGTTTGGAGACTCCTGTGATTGCCAAGGTAGAATTCTTCAATCCTGGCGGAAGCGTAAAGGATCGTATCGCACTTGCGATGATCGAAGACGCCGAGCAGAAGGGTATTCTGAAACCAGGTGCCACCATCATTGAACCAACCAGCGGTAATACGGGTGTAGGTTTGGCTCTGGTATCAGCCGTAAAGGGCTATCACCTCATCCTCACCATGCCAGAAACCATGAGTGTGGAGCGCAGAAACCTGGTGAAGGCTTACGGCGCAGAAGTGAGATTGACCAGCGGTAAGGACGGAATGCCTGGTGCCATCAAGGCTGCCGAGGAGCTCCGCGATTCCATCCCAGGCTCTGTGATTCTGGGACAGTTTACCAACCCAGCCAATCCTACCAAGCACTATGCCACAACTGGACCAGAAATCTGGGCAGATACCGATGGCGAGATTGATATCTTCGTAGCCGGTGTAGGAACAGGCGGAACCATTTCAGGTATCGCCAAGTACCTGAAAGAGCAGAATCCTAACGTGAAGGTGATTGCCGTAGAGCCTGTCACATCGCCTGTATTGAACGGCGGACAGAGCGGTCCTCACAAGATTCAGGGCATCGGTGCCGGTTTCATTCCAGAGACTTACTCTTCAGAATATATCGATGAGGTATTGGATATTCAGAACGATGATGCTATCAAGGCAGGTCGTGACCTGGCTCAGACCGAGGGTCTGCTGGTAGGAATCTCATCAGGTGCCGCCGCCTTTGCAGCCACCGAGATTGCGAAGCGTCCTGAGAATAAGGGCAAGAAGATTGTAGCCCTCTTGCCAGATACCGGCGAGCGTTATTTGAGCACTGTACTCTACGCTTTCGAGGAGTATCCATTGTAA